Genomic DNA from Leucobacter triazinivorans:
CTCGTCTCCTCCATGAAAGAAGCTCACGTCCACGGGTACCAAGGCACCGAATCCGTCACCCGCGGATTCGCGGTCGCCAGTCGCGTCGTGGTCGCCGCCGCGATCATCATGACGAGCGTGTTCGCCGGGTTCATCTTCAACCCCGAACCCATGATCGCCCAAGTCGGATTCGCGCTCGCGTTCGGCATCCTTGTCGACGCGTTCCTCGTCCGCATGACCCTCGTGCCGGCGGTCATGGCGATCTTCGGCGACAAAGCCTGGTGGCTTCCCCGCTGGCTCGACCGCGCCCTTCCCGACCTCGACATCGAAGGAGACAAACTCACTAAACAACTCGAACGCGCATAACCACGCCGAGGTGGGGTAGGCGCGCAATCGCCTGCCCCGCCCGACATGTACACCCCCAATGTCAGCGGACCTGACAGGAAAGAGAGCCACATGCTTCGCGGACTGGAAGCACCCGAATTGCTCATCCTCGCCGCACTCATCCTCGTTTTGTTCGCTGGCCCCAAACTCCCAGAATTCGCACGCAGCCTAGGCGCTTCGCTCCGAATACTCCGCAACGAATCACGAAGCCAAGACTCCGAGTCATCCACCAACCACGAACGTGATACCGGCGGCTCAATCAATACAGAAGAATGATCGACACGCCCCAAGCGCCACAAGCCACGCTTTCCTCGCGCGCGGACTACACGCCAATCAGCGTTCGAACGCAGTCAGCGTACTCTCTAGTTCCGCCTGTCGCTTTCGACTGCGTGAAGATCATTGTCATTCGTTCTGGCAGTTCAAGACTGTTTAGTGAGTTCGGATGTGTCCATGTCAATCTCGGTGATGTTGTTGTGTTGTCCGCGAACACACTCTGCGGCGCTGAACCTGAGGGACGAGTAACAACGACAACCCTGTACTTGGATCGAGATTATGTCGTTGACCAAGTGTTCTGGCAGCACGTCGCAGCTTTCGAAGACCGTCTCGATGCAGGCAAATATCTCGACACAAACTACGCAGAGCCGACGCAAGTAGTGCGCCTTGGTGAGGAACGAGCTGGAGTTCTCATGCCATGGTTAGACGAATTGACCGACCTGAGCGCAAAAGGGCTAGGGTATGTCTCGTAAATAGTTGAGCCAGGCTACGACCCCATTGAGGACGACCGCGGCCCGGTACACAATCGCGAGCTTGTCGTAACGGGTCGCGAGCCCGCGCCATTGCTTGAGCCGACAATAGCCACGCTCGATCACGTTCCTGCCCCGGTATTTCTCGGCATCAAATTTCGGTGGCCTGCCACCGGTACGGCCGCGGCGCTTTCGGTGTGCTTGCTGGTCGCGGGGCTCAGGAATGACCGCCTCGACGCGATGTTCTCGAAGATACTCGCGGTTCTTGCGTGACGAGTACGCCTTGTCACCCAAGACCGCATCGGGTCTGGTGCGGCGGCCGATCTGCACGTGCTCCATGAGCGGGACGAACATCGGCGAGTCCCCGTCTTGACCTGCGGTGCAGATCGTCACAAGCGGCAGACCCTGCCCATCGACCAGCTGATGCGTTTTCGTGGACAGGCCACCCCTGGAGCGGCCTACCGCGTGGTCAAGCGGCTCGATCAGCAGATTCTTGTAATTCGACGAATCCCTTTTTTAGGCGTGACACGTTCGTCGCGTGCTGATGCGCACGCGCGATCGTGGAGTCCACCGACACCGACCAGTCGATGAGTCCCTCGCGATCCGCGAGCGCGTGTAGCCGCTGCTGCACCTGATCCCAGGCGCCATCACCGGCCATGCGGCGGTGCCACCGCCATACCGTCTGCCACGGCCCGAACGCTTCGGGAAGGTCGCGCCACGCGATCCCGCACCGATACCGGTAGATGATGCCCTCGACCATCGTGCGGGCATCGGCGAACGGGCGGCCCTTTCTCCCGGTCGGGCCGGGCATCAGATCCGCGATGAGTTCCCATTGGTCATCCGAAAGGAGCTGGAATCGTGACATGACTCCACGATCCCAGCTCTATCAAGAAAATTTACGAGACACGCCCTAGCCTCAGAACACTTTTACCGAGTTCAATCGCTCTTGTCCGCCGTGCTCCATGTTGTCGTTCCGAATCTTGAGACGACTGGTCAGCGGAGAACCTCCACGCAACGCAGCACTGTCAATCCGACTATGCCTCGACATCGTGCGTTTCAACCATTGCGTCCAGAGGCTCGTAAAGCTGCAGAACTCCTTCGCCAAGATCTTGATCGACGGTGGTTGGTAAGTGAACTATCCGACCTAGTCCACCTGTCACCGTCTCAATTCAGACGCATATTCGTCGACGCATTCGGCAAATCACCTATTGCGTATTTGACAATGCTGCGTGCAGAACGGATGGCGCAATTACTTAGAGAAACCGACTTGCCAATCACTGCCATCGCGAGCGCGGTCGGATGGAGTGATCCTGACTTCGCGTCTCGTCAGTTCCGGCGTAGCGTCGGCGTCAACCCGAGCGAGTATCGGCGCATCAGCCACAAGACGCCATCACCGATGCACCCGGACTAAATGCGCGTGACGCCGGGGGAAACGGTCATGATCCGATGGTCGGATCACCGGGGTCTGCACTTCTGAGATAGTGCTGGGTTGACCACGTCGGGTTCAGTGATGCACCTGACGGTCGCCCACAATCTGTCCGTCGTCCGTCTCGATTGTCTTCTCTGAGTTCCTTCGCGCACCTTCTGGTCGCAGAGGTCACCCGCCGTGTGCGGAGACTTGCGGAAGGAGGACGATGATGGCGATCACCGAAGAAGCTCGGGCTGCGCGGGATGCGAAGCTCGACGCGCTACACGAACAGCTCACCGGCGCCGTGGAGTCGTTGGTGTCGGGTGAGGACTGGAAGCAGGCGTTGGAGTTCGCGGCCAGGTTTCGTGCCCGTTCGTTCAACAACACGCTGCTGATCTTCGTGCAGCATCAGGCTGCGTTCGAGGCAGGCCGGGTGCCGGAGCCGGTGCCGTCGTATGTGGCGGGATTCAAGCAGTGGCAGGCACTCGGCCGGCGAGTCTCGAAGGGCCAGTCAGGGTACATGATCCTCGCCCCGGTCACGGGCCGGTTCGCGTCGTTCACGCCGAAGGCGGCGGAGTCGTGGCGCAGGCTCGGTCGGTTTGAGAAGCCGAAGCCCGGTGAGGCGGTGCGGTCGCGCATGGTCGGTGTCCGCCCCGCCTATGTCTGGGATGTCTCGCAGACCGCCGGCGATCCGATCCCTACCCCACCATCCCCGCGGCTCCTGGAAGGCGAGGCGCCCGACGGGCTTTGGGAGGGCATCACCTCGCAAGTCGAGGCGCAAGGGTTCACCGTGATGCGGGTGCCGCACGAGGGCGTGATCCTCGGCGCCAATGGCCTCACCGACTTTGGTGCGAAGACAGTGGCGGTGCGGGAGAACATGCCCGACGCCGCGCAGGTGAAGACTCTCGTGCACGAGCTAGCCCACGTTCTCCTCCACGGGCCGGACAATCCTGACGCGACAGGGCATCGCGGAATCGGTGAAGTGGAGGCGGATTCGGTGGCGTTGATGGTCGCTGCCGCGCACGGCATGGACACCAGCGATTACACAGTGCCATATGTGTCCGGGTGGGCGGCAACGGTGCCGGAGAAGTCCCCGGTCGAGGTCGTCCAAGCCACCGGCGAACGAGTCCGCAAGACCGCTGCCGCGATTCTTGATCAGCTCCCGACGGTGCAGCTGGGCAACGGTGATCCTCCCGGCCTCGCCCGTGACATCCCCGCGAGGAAGCCTCCCGTGGCGACGGTTGAGGCGGCTGCTGATTCGTTGGCTGAGGAACCACGCCATCCGGTCGCATCCTCATCGAGGAGTCTCTGATGGGTGCCGTTGATCTGTTCTCCGAGATCAGCCGGGTGCCGCTCCACGAGGCCGCAGCACGGTTCGCGGCGGCGGGGGTTCCGGTGTTTCCGTGTGTGCCGGGTGAGAAGCGGCCACTGGTGCGCCGCGGCTTCCACGACGCCACCGCTGACCCCGCCCAGATATCGGAATGGTGGTCGAGGTGGCCGTCCGCGAACATCGGCATCCCCACGGGTGCGGCGTCCGGGTTGGAGGTCATTGATGTCGACGTGCACGCCACTGGCACCGGCTTCCCTGCGTTTCGCAATGCACACCATGAAGGCTTCGCCGCAGGGTGGGCTGCGCTCGTGCGTACGCCCTCGGGCGGGCTCCACGCTTATTACCCGGCAGACCCGGAGCGGTCGCAGTCTTCGCGGCAAGTGGCGCGGGCGCATGTTGATTTCCGTGGTGACGGCGGCTACATCATCGCCCCGCCCTCTCGCGTGCTCCGCCCCGGCGGGGTGCGTGCCCCGTACCGGCTGATCGTCGCCGGCAACAGCCCAATGCCGGTGGATGCGGTGCGGTTGCGCGAGTTCCTCGACCCTCGCACGCCGATCCCGCTCGAACGTGCCCGTGCTCTACGTTTGGAGCGGCGGGGTTCGGATGCGAAGGTGCTCGCGGGATGGGTGGCGGGGCGCGGTGAGGGTGAGCGGAACCGGGGCCTGTTCTGGGCCGCGTGCCGTCTCGCCGAAGCCGGAACCTCACCGGATGCGACGCTCGAAGCTCTCGGTCCGGCGGCTGAACATGCGGGGCTGGGGTCGCGAGAGATCATGGCGACGATCCGCTCCGCCTATCGCACCACCCATCCCGCACCCCGAACTGCAGAACCCGTGGATCAGCGTCGTCTCGTGCGCGAATCTCCAGGACGGGTGCTCTGATGAGCACCGCGGAGACGGTGATGCCGCGGGGTCGCCGGTTGGCGGTGGTGACGGCGATCACGGGCACGGTGTTCATCGCAGGCGGGGCGTTCTGGCTGTCGTTCACGGCGCTTGCTGATCTGGCGCGTCGGTCTGGGACTGACGTGGGGCAGGCGTGGGCGTGGCCGTTGATCGTGGACGGCATCATCGTCGTCGCGACCGTCGCCGTCGTCGCCCTCGCCAGTCAGCACCGACCCACCTTATACCCCTGGACGCTGCTTGCCGCGGGGGCTGTGGTGTCGGTGACTGCGAACGCGATCCACGCGATCATCGCCGCCGACACCGATGTCCCCAGTGTGCTCGCCGCGTCGGTCGCTGCGATCCCGCCGCTGGTGCTGCTGGCAATCACGCACCTCACCGTCATCCTCACCCGCCCCATCCCGTCCGTCACGGAGGTAAGCGAGACAACGCCGGAGTTGCCTCCGGCCGTACTGACTGAGGTGAAGACCGATGATGTCGTGCTGGGGCTGGAAGACGCGCCCACGCCCTCGCTACCGGTCGCGGTGGGGTCGGTGAGTGAGCGGCGGGCGGAGGCGGCGCAACTGCGGGAGGTGGAGGGGTGGTCGAACAAGCAGATCGCCCGGCACCTGGGGGTGCACCCCTCGACCGTGGGTCGCTGGTTCGGTGCTGAAGCGAAGGAGGAGACACCGTGAACGACGTTGCAGAGACGAACCACACCGAGTTGCAGGAGGCAAGAATCGAGCCGAGTGACGCGGCGGAAGCGGAGCGTTCGGCGTTCGCTGTGCATCGCGACCCCTCACTCACCAGAGGCACTGATTCTGGTTCGCGAGTAGGGCGCGGAATCGCATGGGTGCGGCCGAGTGATCTGATCGCATCGAGCACCGCCCGGATCGCCGGCCGCGGCATCAACCTCCAGACCGAGCTCGCGCATCGTGCCCGCCGCGCACCAAGACGCGCCTACCGGGCGACCCGAACTGGTGTCCGTGACTATCGGGATCGCCGCGTCGAACGGGCGGTGCCCGGTGGGGCGTCGGTGTTTGAGCCGTTCGACGTGTTCGAGCCGCAGGAGCGGCAT
This window encodes:
- a CDS encoding twin-arginine translocase TatA/TatE family subunit; the encoded protein is MLRGLEAPELLILAALILVLFAGPKLPEFARSLGASLRILRNESRSQDSESSTNHERDTGGSINTEE
- a CDS encoding IS5 family transposase (programmed frameshift) — its product is MSRFQLLSDDQWELIADLMPGPTGRKGRPFADARTMVEGIIYRYRCGIAWRDLPEAFGPWQTVWRWHRRMAGDGAWDQVQQRLHALADREGLIDWSVSVDSTIARAHQHATNVSRLKKGSSNYKNLLIEPLDHAVGRSRGGLSTKTHQLVDGQGLPLVTICTAGQDGDSPMFVPLMEHVQIGRRTRPDAVLGDKAYSSRKNREYLREHRVEAVIPEPRDQQAHRKRRGRTGGRPPKFDAEKYRGRNVIERGYCRLKQWRGLATRYDKLAIVYRAAVVLNGVVAWLNYLRDIP
- a CDS encoding helix-turn-helix domain-containing protein, whose translation is MPRHRAFQPLRPEARKAAELLRQDLDRRWLVSELSDLVHLSPSQFRRIFVDAFGKSPIAYLTMLRAERMAQLLRETDLPITAIASAVGWSDPDFASRQFRRSVGVNPSEYRRISHKTPSPMHPD
- a CDS encoding ArdC-like ssDNA-binding domain-containing protein → MAITEEARAARDAKLDALHEQLTGAVESLVSGEDWKQALEFAARFRARSFNNTLLIFVQHQAAFEAGRVPEPVPSYVAGFKQWQALGRRVSKGQSGYMILAPVTGRFASFTPKAAESWRRLGRFEKPKPGEAVRSRMVGVRPAYVWDVSQTAGDPIPTPPSPRLLEGEAPDGLWEGITSQVEAQGFTVMRVPHEGVILGANGLTDFGAKTVAVRENMPDAAQVKTLVHELAHVLLHGPDNPDATGHRGIGEVEADSVALMVAAAHGMDTSDYTVPYVSGWAATVPEKSPVEVVQATGERVRKTAAAILDQLPTVQLGNGDPPGLARDIPARKPPVATVEAAADSLAEEPRHPVASSSRSL
- a CDS encoding bifunctional DNA primase/polymerase gives rise to the protein MGAVDLFSEISRVPLHEAAARFAAAGVPVFPCVPGEKRPLVRRGFHDATADPAQISEWWSRWPSANIGIPTGAASGLEVIDVDVHATGTGFPAFRNAHHEGFAAGWAALVRTPSGGLHAYYPADPERSQSSRQVARAHVDFRGDGGYIIAPPSRVLRPGGVRAPYRLIVAGNSPMPVDAVRLREFLDPRTPIPLERARALRLERRGSDAKVLAGWVAGRGEGERNRGLFWAACRLAEAGTSPDATLEALGPAAEHAGLGSREIMATIRSAYRTTHPAPRTAEPVDQRRLVRESPGRVL
- a CDS encoding DUF2637 domain-containing protein — translated: MSTAETVMPRGRRLAVVTAITGTVFIAGGAFWLSFTALADLARRSGTDVGQAWAWPLIVDGIIVVATVAVVALASQHRPTLYPWTLLAAGAVVSVTANAIHAIIAADTDVPSVLAASVAAIPPLVLLAITHLTVILTRPIPSVTEVSETTPELPPAVLTEVKTDDVVLGLEDAPTPSLPVAVGSVSERRAEAAQLREVEGWSNKQIARHLGVHPSTVGRWFGAEAKEETP